The genomic interval AAAAGATAGAATCTGTCTCTAGGCAAGGTGGGGCTCCCCTTCCTGTGTAGTTTCCATGAGATaactttctcttaattttttaccTGTCACCACCTCCACCCCTTAGGAAAGGTAGGGCTTAAATTAAAGGATGAACAAAAATATGTGCTCTACCTTGTCTTTAGATATTATAATCTGGAATCTAATTTCTAATAATCTGCAAAATAACCTCTAATGGATGGTTTGCCTTTTAGTTTGGTGTGGCTGAACCAAGAAAGAAGGCATATGCggatttctacaaaaattacagtCCCGAGAAAGATTTTGAGGAGATGAAGAAGGCTGGTGTCTTTCGTAGTATAAAGTGATCTTGGAATAGAAAGGTAATGTGGTTATTTGAagttgctataaaaataaaaagttctgatTGTGGTAAAATGCACATACAGATGACTGTCCCTGACTTACAATGTTTGGGCTTaagattttttgactttatgatggtgtGGAAGTGATACTCATTTGgtagaaaccatactttgaattttgatctttgtCTGCATGAGCAGTAAGTGGCACAGTACTTTTGTGATGTGGGGCAATAGCAATGACCACAGCTCCCAAACCCAGTCAGACACATGTTCACAAGGGTAAACAACTGATACTGTACTCTGTAGTGTTGTGTGAGATACTCAGTGTTTTATTACAAgctaggctttgtgttagatgattttctCCAACTGTGGGCTAACATAAGTG from Saimiri boliviensis isolate mSaiBol1 chromosome 15, mSaiBol1.pri, whole genome shotgun sequence carries:
- the COX6C gene encoding cytochrome c oxidase subunit 6C, translated to MASEVLAKPQMRGLLARRLRIHMVGAFLISLGVAALYKFGVAEPRKKAYADFYKNYSPEKDFEEMKKAGVFRSIK